A genomic window from Agrobacterium larrymoorei includes:
- the glmS gene encoding glutamine--fructose-6-phosphate transaminase (isomerizing), whose protein sequence is MCGIVGIVGTQPVAERLVDALKRLEYRGYDSAGVATIHDGAMDRRRAEGKLFNLEKKLSEEPLPGVTGIAHTRWATHGVPNETNAHPHFVDGVAVVHNGIIENFSELRDELKAEGATFTTQTDTEVVAQLLAKFTREGLSHRDAMLKMLNRVTGAYALVVMFQDEPGTLLSARSGPPLAVGYGRGEMFLGSDAIALSPFTNEITYLVDGDCAIITAAGAEIIDFAGKPVQRQRQISQATAYVVDKGNHRHFMEKEIYEQPEVISHALSHYVDFADKRVKDVDPAIDFSKLTGLAISACGTAYLSGLIGKYWFERYARLPVEIDVASEFRYREMPLLPTQAALFISQSGETADTLASLRYCKENDLKIGAVVNVRESTIARESDAIFPILAGPEIGVASTKAFTCQLAVLASLAIAAGKARGTLTAAHETELVRHLIEMPRVMSEVLNAIQPQIETLSRDLSRFKDVLYLGRGTSFPLALEGALKLKEISYIHAEGYAAGELKHGPIALIDENMPVIVIAPHDRFFEKTVSNMQEVAARGGRIIFITDAKGAAASSLETMATIVLPTVDELIAPMVFSLPIQLLAYHTAVFMGTDVDQPRNLAKSVTVE, encoded by the coding sequence ATGTGCGGTATCGTCGGAATTGTTGGAACGCAGCCGGTTGCGGAGCGCCTTGTGGATGCGCTGAAGCGGCTGGAATATCGGGGCTATGACTCCGCCGGCGTTGCAACTATCCATGATGGCGCGATGGATCGACGCCGCGCCGAGGGCAAGCTGTTCAATCTGGAGAAGAAGCTCTCCGAGGAGCCGCTTCCCGGCGTGACGGGCATTGCCCATACGCGCTGGGCGACGCATGGCGTTCCGAATGAGACGAATGCTCATCCGCATTTCGTCGACGGCGTTGCCGTCGTTCACAACGGCATCATCGAGAACTTTTCCGAGCTGCGTGACGAGTTGAAGGCCGAGGGCGCGACCTTCACCACTCAGACGGATACGGAAGTGGTGGCGCAGTTGCTTGCCAAGTTTACCCGTGAAGGACTGTCGCATCGCGATGCGATGCTGAAGATGCTGAACCGCGTGACGGGCGCCTATGCGCTGGTGGTGATGTTCCAGGATGAGCCAGGCACGCTGCTCTCTGCCCGTTCTGGTCCGCCGCTTGCGGTTGGCTATGGTCGCGGCGAGATGTTCCTGGGTTCGGACGCGATCGCGCTCTCACCTTTCACCAATGAGATCACCTATCTGGTGGATGGCGATTGCGCCATCATCACCGCAGCCGGTGCCGAGATCATCGATTTTGCCGGCAAACCGGTGCAGCGCCAGCGGCAGATTTCCCAGGCGACGGCCTATGTGGTGGATAAGGGCAACCATCGCCACTTCATGGAAAAAGAGATCTACGAGCAGCCGGAAGTGATTTCCCATGCGCTCAGCCACTATGTGGATTTTGCCGACAAACGCGTGAAGGATGTCGATCCGGCGATCGACTTTTCCAAGTTGACCGGCCTTGCGATTTCCGCCTGCGGCACGGCCTATCTTTCCGGCCTGATCGGCAAATACTGGTTCGAGCGCTATGCGCGTCTACCGGTCGAAATCGACGTGGCGTCCGAATTCCGCTACCGAGAAATGCCGTTATTGCCGACACAGGCGGCACTCTTCATCTCCCAGTCGGGCGAGACGGCGGACACGCTGGCCTCGCTGCGCTACTGCAAGGAGAACGACCTGAAGATCGGCGCGGTCGTCAATGTGCGCGAATCGACCATTGCCCGCGAATCCGATGCAATCTTCCCGATTCTGGCTGGCCCCGAAATCGGCGTTGCCTCTACAAAGGCCTTCACCTGCCAGCTTGCCGTTCTGGCTTCGCTGGCCATCGCGGCCGGTAAGGCGCGTGGCACGCTGACGGCTGCACATGAAACCGAGCTTGTTCGCCATCTGATTGAAATGCCGCGTGTGATGAGCGAAGTGCTGAACGCCATCCAGCCGCAGATCGAAACGCTGTCGCGTGATCTCTCCCGCTTCAAGGACGTGCTTTATCTTGGCCGCGGCACATCCTTCCCGCTGGCGCTGGAAGGCGCGCTGAAGCTCAAGGAAATTTCCTATATCCATGCGGAAGGCTATGCGGCAGGGGAATTGAAGCATGGGCCGATCGCGCTGATCGACGAGAACATGCCGGTGATCGTCATCGCGCCGCATGATCGTTTCTTCGAGAAGACCGTGTCGAACATGCAGGAAGTGGCAGCCCGCGGCGGTCGTATCATCTTCATTACGGATGCGAAGGGTGCTGCGGCATCCTCATTGGAAACCATGGCGACGATCGTTCTGCCAACGGTCGACGAACTGATCGCGCCGATGGTCTTCTCACTGCCGATCCAGCTGCTCGCCTATCACACGGCGGTCTTCATGGGCACGGATGTGGACCAGCCGCGCAATCTGGCAAAGTCGGTCACGGTGGAATGA